CGGCGGTGCCCCGACCTCCCCGGCGTGGCGCCCACCTCGCGCAGGTAGCGCGCGACGGCCTCGAGCACCGCGTCGGGGCGGACGGCCGAGGTCGCCGCGTAGTCCAGGTAGACGCCGTCCGCCATCTCCCGCTCAGGCCGGCTCGTCGGCCGCTCTCAGGTCGAGCGCCACGTAGCGGAACCCGGCCTCCGTCACCAGCGCGCTGATGCGCACCCGCTCCGCCATCACCTCCTCCCACAGCTCGGCGGGAACCTGGAGGGCGGCGATCTCCCGCTCGTGGCCCTCGGCGCTCACCGCGACCCGGAAGACCCCGATCCCCTCCAGGAGCCGCTGCGCCCGCGCGACGCGGTCGTCCTCGCTCATGCGCTCCCTCCGATCTGGACGAGCTGCGCCGCGGCGAGCCCCTCGTTGAGCGCGCCGCGGCGGTAGCCCCGCAGGTCCAGCAGCACCCGCCCGAAGCCGGCCGCGCGCACCGCCGCGTCAACCTCCGCCCTGAGCTCCGCCGCGCGGGCCACCTCGGCCGGGTGCACCTCCAGCCGCGCCACCGCGCCGTGGTGCCGCACGCGGAAGTCGCAGAGTCCCAGCGCGCGCAGCGCCAGCTCGGCGCGCTCCACCTGCTTCAGCCGCTCGGGCGTCACCGCCAGCCCGTACGGCAGGCGCGAGGCCAGGCACGGCGCGGCGGGCTGGTCCCAGGTGGGGAGCCCCAGCTCGCGCGACCACTCGCGGATCTCGGCCTTGGTGAGCCCCGCCTCCAGCAGCGGCGAGCGCACGCCGTGCTCGCCGGCGGCCACGGCGCCCGGCCGGTGGTCGCCCACGTCGTCGGCGTTGGAGCCGTCGAGCACGGCCCGGTAGCCGCGCCTCCGGGCGAGCTCGCCCAGGCGGCCCCACAGCTCGGTCTTGCAGAAGTAGCAGCGGTTGCTGGGGTTCGCGGCGTAGCGCGGGTCGTCGAGCTCGCGCGTCTCCACCTCCAGCCAGGGAATGCCGAACGCCTCCGCCACCTCGCGCGCGGTGTCCTCCATCCACGAGGCCACGCTGTCGCTCTTCCCCGTGACGGCCAGCACGTTGGCGGACCCCAGCACGTCGGTGGCCAGCCGGGCCAGGAACACGGAATCCACCCCGCCGCTGTAGCCGACCACGACGGAGCCGCACTCGCCGAGGATCTGCCGGAGCCGCTCGCGCTTCTCGTAGGGAATCATCGCCTGCCGGTTCGCGGTGCCTGAAGGAGCCGGGAAGATAGACCCCGGGCTCCGTACCCCGCCAGCCGCGCAGGGGTCGCGCCAGCGGGAAGCGGATCACCTCGTACGAACTCCGGAAAAAGACTCGTCTCGCGCAGAGCCGGCAGAGTCCGCGGAGGGGTTTGGCTGCTGGCTCGGCCGACTCTGCGTGACGCCAGATGTTCTGCGATTTGCATCAGAGAAAACGCCCGCCTCCGATGGGGAGGCGGGCGGCAGTCCTTCACCCGGGCAGGGAGCGGCCGCGTCAGCCGCCCACGGCCTCCGGCGCGGGCCCGTCGGGCGCGGCGAGGGAGCGCGCGTGGGTCCCCCGTCGCGCGCGGCCCATCAGCTCGAAGACGACCACCGGGACCGCGAGGAAGAAGGAGACGAAGAGCGCCAGGTCGGCCACGTTCCCGGGGGGGAGCCAGTACTCGCCGTAACGGAACGAGAGGTAGTCTGTAACGCCCCAATGCAGCACCCGCTCGCCCAGGTTCCCCAGCATCCCGCCCAGCACCAGCCCCACGAACGCCCACGCCCAGCGCCGGTGGTGCGGCGGCAGCCGGTGCCCGCGCCCCAGGATCTGCAGGAGCACCAGCACGGCCAGCACCGCGGCGACGACGGCGATCACCTTGCGCGTCGCCAGCGGGAAGTTGTCCCACAGCCCCAGCACCATCGCCGGGTTGCGCACGTGCCACAGCGCCACGCGCCCCGCGATCACCTCGCGGAAGCCGTCCAGCGGCACCGATAGGGCGACCAGGAGCTTGACGGTCCAGTCCAGGAGCGCCACGGCCAGCCCGATCTTGAGCGCGGGCGCCCAGCGGAACGGCTCGCGGTCGGAGGCGCGGCGCCCCGGCGACTCGCCCGGGCGGCGCGTGGTGCGGCGCTGGCCCAGCAGGCGGCGGACGAGGCGGCGGACCGGGTGGTTGGAGTGGGTCACGGGTCGCTGGGTTCGGTTCGCTTCACGGGGGATGGAGGACGCGTCAGGGACCGGCCCCTTACAAGATGCGGGCCGGAGACGCGGGGCGAAAAACTCCTTGCGCTCGCGCGGGCGCCGGCTATAGATACCTCCGGGACATTTGTGGGAGAAGGCCGCTCCGTCTTCGATCCCGAGGGAGCGCACCTTCCCACGTCAGGCCCATGTTTCCGGCGTGCGAGGAACTCTTCGCGCGCAGGCCCCACGGACGACTTTACGGGCGGCGGCGCGGGACTTCGCGCCGGAAGCGCCCGCCCCCCGGACCGGCCGCGCCCGACCCTGCCCGGGCCCGAGCCACGCCGGAACCTCCCCACGAACGGAGAAGGCATCATGCGGAGCCGTCGACTCCCCACCTCCCTGCTCCTTTGCGCTTCGCTCGCCGCGTGGGCGCCTGCGCCAGGACGCTTCCGCCGCCACCACCCCCACCGCCTCCGCCCCCGCCGCCTCCTCCCATGGCGCCTCCCCCGCCCCCGCCGCCCGCTGCGCTCATGCAGCCCGCGCCGGAGATCGCCCGCCGCGCCCCGGGCGACACGGCCGGGTTCAACCGCGAGGGGTACCGTGTGATCGAGGAGAACGAGTTCCAGGCGGTCACCGCCAGCCCGCTCTCCACCTTCGGCATCGACGTCGACGCCGCCTCGTACAGCAACGTCCGCCGCTTCCTGCGGGAGAACCGCCTCCCGCCGCGCGACGCCGTGCGCATCGAGGAGCTGGTCAACTACTTCGACTACGAGTACCCCGACCCCGCGGGCGAGCACCCGTTCTCCATCACCACCGAGATCTCGACGGCGCCCTGGAACCCCGCGCACCGGCTGGTGCACATCGGGGTGCAGGGGCGGCGGATGGAGCGGCGCAGCCTGCCGCCGGGGAACCTGGTGTTCCTGATCGACGTCTCCGGCTCGATGAACGAGCCCGCCAAGCTGCCGCTGGTGAAGGAGAGCATGCGACTGCTGGTGGAGCAGCTGCGGCCGCACGACCGCGTCTCCATCGTGGTGTACGCGGGCCGCGCCGGGCTGGTGCTGCCGACCACGCCGGGCTCCGAGAAGCAGCGCATCATGGACGCCATCGACGGCCTGCAGGCGGGCGGCTCCACGGCGGGCGGCGCGGGGATCGTGCTGGCGTACCGCACCGCGCGCGAGGCGTTCATCCAGGGCGGCAACAACCGCGTGATCCTGGCCACCGACGGCGACTTCAACGTGGGCGTCTCCAGCGACGCCGAGCTGGTGCGGCTGATCGAGCGCGAGCGCGAGGCCGGCGTCTTCCTCACCGTGCTGGGCTTCGGGACGGGGAACTACCAGGACGCCAAGATGGAGCAGCTGGCCGACCACGGGAACGGCAACTACGCCTACGTGGACGACGAGGCCGAGGCGCGCAAGGTGCTGGTGCGCGAGATGGGCGGCACGCTGCTGACCATCGCCAAGGACGTGAAGGTGCAGGTGGAGTTCAACCCGGCGCGGGTGCGGGCGTACCGGCTGATCGGCTACGAGAACCGCGTGCTGGCCGCCGAGGACTTCCAGGACGACAAAAAGGACGCGGGCGAGCTGGGCGCCGGGCACTCCGTCACCGCGCTCTACGAGATCGTCCCCGCCGGCGCCGACGAGCCCGTGCGCGGCACCGCCCCGCTGCGCTACCAGGAAACGCGCCCGCGCGCCGCGGGGAACCGCAACGAGCTGCTGACGGTGGCGCTGCGCTACAAGGAGCCGAACGGGAGCGATTCGCGCCTGGTGGAGCAGCCGGTGCTGGACCGCGGCGTCGAGCTGGCGCAGACCTCCGACGACTTCCGCTTCGCCGCGGCGGTGGCCCAGTGGGGGCTCTTGCTGCGCGACTCGAAGTTCAAGGCGAACGCGAGCTGGCCCTCCGTGCTGCAGCTCGCCCGCGGCGCCCTGGCCGACGACCCGGGCGGCTACCGCGCCGAGTTCGTGCGCCTGGTGGGCGAGAGCCAGCGCCTGGCCGACCTCCAGCGCGCCGACCGCGGCCCCACCGAAGCCCGCCAATGACGAGGGTCGGAGACTGACGGGGCGGAAA
This is a stretch of genomic DNA from Longimicrobium sp.. It encodes these proteins:
- a CDS encoding signal peptidase II, whose product is MTHSNHPVRRLVRRLLGQRRTTRRPGESPGRRASDREPFRWAPALKIGLAVALLDWTVKLLVALSVPLDGFREVIAGRVALWHVRNPAMVLGLWDNFPLATRKVIAVVAAVLAVLVLLQILGRGHRLPPHHRRWAWAFVGLVLGGMLGNLGERVLHWGVTDYLSFRYGEYWLPPGNVADLALFVSFFLAVPVVVFELMGRARRGTHARSLAAPDGPAPEAVGG
- a CDS encoding VWA domain-containing protein → MQPAPEIARRAPGDTAGFNREGYRVIEENEFQAVTASPLSTFGIDVDAASYSNVRRFLRENRLPPRDAVRIEELVNYFDYEYPDPAGEHPFSITTEISTAPWNPAHRLVHIGVQGRRMERRSLPPGNLVFLIDVSGSMNEPAKLPLVKESMRLLVEQLRPHDRVSIVVYAGRAGLVLPTTPGSEKQRIMDAIDGLQAGGSTAGGAGIVLAYRTAREAFIQGGNNRVILATDGDFNVGVSSDAELVRLIEREREAGVFLTVLGFGTGNYQDAKMEQLADHGNGNYAYVDDEAEARKVLVREMGGTLLTIAKDVKVQVEFNPARVRAYRLIGYENRVLAAEDFQDDKKDAGELGAGHSVTALYEIVPAGADEPVRGTAPLRYQETRPRAAGNRNELLTVALRYKEPNGSDSRLVEQPVLDRGVELAQTSDDFRFAAAVAQWGLLLRDSKFKANASWPSVLQLARGALADDPGGYRAEFVRLVGESQRLADLQRADRGPTEARQ
- the larE gene encoding ATP-dependent sacrificial sulfur transferase LarE, whose product is MIPYEKRERLRQILGECGSVVVGYSGGVDSVFLARLATDVLGSANVLAVTGKSDSVASWMEDTAREVAEAFGIPWLEVETRELDDPRYAANPSNRCYFCKTELWGRLGELARRRGYRAVLDGSNADDVGDHRPGAVAAGEHGVRSPLLEAGLTKAEIREWSRELGLPTWDQPAAPCLASRLPYGLAVTPERLKQVERAELALRALGLCDFRVRHHGAVARLEVHPAEVARAAELRAEVDAAVRAAGFGRVLLDLRGYRRGALNEGLAAAQLVQIGGSA